One Erythrobacter aureus DNA segment encodes these proteins:
- the smc gene encoding chromosome segregation protein SMC, which yields MKISKLRLSGFKSFVEPATLFIEPGLTGVVGPNGCGKSNLLEAIRWVMGENSPKSMRSGGMEDVIFAGTQSRPRRDFAEVVLQGEDDGGDEMEVVRRIERGAGSAYRLNGRDVRAKDVALIFADAATGAHSPALVSQGKIAQVIAAKPTERRQMLEEAAGIAGLHVRRRDAESKLRQTETNLERLEDIMAGLDSQIASLRRQAKQAERYRKLSDQIKTAEARLVFARWRDAAAAAEEAKKAAGEAEARVAEAQRAAEEAQKAQRSAAETLAEAREEQADRRDDASAHGHRMAALTSQLEAAEQRLADLDRQKARLEADRGDADRLTKDAAEALARLERELAESEKALAEDEQKRPVLERAREQAERDSRAAELALAKATADNAGVEAEWRVAEAEIAQAKARLDRLESEGRRMAEQRAALMGEDPDAGVDTAKAAAEHTAAAMEDLRKKVEEMQARKAKLQATRDTASSALAEAKAELSGIQREWEALKRDREARERAASKRKGRQQAIDGVRAAKGYERAVAAALGRDGKALLGPPDDQAEGRYWTGADAPAAATDSLSAHVDTCPDELRALLALVHVAEADDGRVLPAGHALVSLDGHLRRWDGLVVRGEGSAEAARLEAENRFTELDRRLPALREAAEDARQSLDAASEELGQLQRDLVTTDRELAGAADAERQALRALDQAEAARERFAARLAELDRSEVEQGEVIAAAKSDLSSAETKRDALPDPEAGRATLEAARAKNEAARSTLQARAAELASHDQALAVARERASAQRSDMANWQARSGDAARRLSEMEIRAEEIEEERAITAAKPEGLMREIEQGDQVRERLTRDLAEAEKAVGEANAAAQQADHAFAAANERLAEARESRAGLAERAENQDGRRIEMARISGERFQCPPPLLPTRFEFDEDTLGSAEAEGEEMDRLTASRERIGPVNLVAAEELERIENEHGSNAAEQEELREAVSRLRGSIGNLNREGRERLRAAFERVNDHFKRLFTRLFEGGEAHLALIDSDDPLEAGLEIFAQPPGKKLQSLTLLSGGEQALTATALIFALFLTNPAPICVLDEVDAPLDDANIDRFCDLLDAMTRETQTRYLIVTHNAVTMSRMHRLFGVTMIEKGVSRLVSVDLGGAEELLAAE from the coding sequence ATGAAGATCTCGAAGCTCAGATTGAGTGGCTTCAAGAGCTTCGTAGAACCCGCCACCTTGTTCATCGAACCGGGTCTGACAGGTGTCGTCGGCCCCAATGGCTGCGGCAAATCCAATCTGCTCGAAGCGATCCGCTGGGTCATGGGCGAAAACTCGCCCAAATCGATGCGTTCAGGCGGGATGGAAGACGTCATCTTCGCCGGTACGCAAAGCCGCCCGCGACGCGATTTCGCCGAAGTCGTCCTCCAGGGCGAAGACGACGGTGGCGACGAAATGGAAGTGGTCCGCCGGATCGAACGCGGGGCCGGCAGCGCCTATCGTCTGAATGGACGCGATGTACGCGCCAAGGACGTGGCGCTGATCTTTGCCGATGCCGCCACCGGCGCCCACAGCCCGGCGCTCGTCAGCCAGGGCAAAATCGCCCAGGTCATCGCCGCCAAACCCACCGAGCGCCGCCAGATGCTGGAAGAGGCCGCCGGGATTGCCGGTCTGCATGTTCGCCGCCGCGACGCCGAGAGCAAGCTGCGGCAGACCGAGACCAATCTCGAACGGCTTGAAGACATCATGGCCGGGCTCGACAGCCAGATCGCCTCGCTGCGACGGCAGGCCAAACAGGCCGAGCGCTACAGGAAGCTCTCCGACCAGATCAAGACCGCCGAGGCGCGGCTGGTCTTCGCCCGCTGGCGCGATGCCGCAGCGGCAGCCGAGGAGGCCAAAAAGGCGGCGGGCGAAGCCGAGGCTCGCGTTGCCGAAGCGCAGCGGGCGGCCGAAGAGGCTCAGAAAGCCCAGCGCTCGGCTGCCGAAACGCTGGCAGAAGCGCGCGAGGAACAGGCCGACCGCCGCGACGATGCCAGCGCCCACGGGCACCGCATGGCGGCACTCACCAGCCAGCTCGAAGCTGCCGAGCAGCGCCTCGCCGACCTCGACCGCCAGAAGGCGCGGCTCGAAGCCGATCGCGGCGATGCCGACCGCCTGACCAAGGACGCCGCCGAAGCGCTGGCGCGGCTCGAACGCGAGCTGGCGGAAAGCGAGAAGGCATTGGCCGAAGACGAGCAGAAGCGCCCCGTGCTCGAACGCGCGCGCGAGCAGGCCGAACGCGATAGCCGCGCCGCCGAACTCGCGCTGGCCAAGGCCACAGCCGATAATGCCGGGGTGGAAGCCGAATGGCGTGTCGCCGAAGCCGAAATCGCCCAAGCGAAGGCGCGGCTCGATCGCTTGGAATCCGAGGGACGCCGGATGGCCGAACAGCGCGCGGCGCTGATGGGCGAAGATCCGGATGCCGGTGTCGATACGGCGAAGGCAGCGGCCGAACACACTGCGGCGGCGATGGAAGACCTGCGTAAAAAGGTCGAGGAAATGCAGGCGCGCAAGGCCAAGCTCCAGGCGACACGCGATACGGCTTCTTCCGCGCTGGCCGAAGCGAAAGCAGAGCTTTCGGGCATCCAGCGAGAATGGGAGGCGCTCAAGCGCGACCGCGAGGCGCGCGAGCGGGCTGCCTCGAAGCGCAAGGGACGCCAACAGGCGATCGACGGAGTACGCGCGGCCAAAGGATACGAACGTGCGGTGGCGGCGGCGCTGGGGCGCGATGGGAAGGCACTGCTCGGCCCGCCCGACGATCAGGCGGAAGGGCGCTATTGGACCGGGGCGGACGCGCCCGCGGCCGCGACCGACAGCCTATCCGCTCATGTCGACACCTGTCCCGACGAACTGCGCGCCCTGCTGGCATTGGTACATGTCGCCGAGGCCGATGACGGACGGGTGCTGCCCGCTGGCCATGCGCTGGTCAGTCTGGACGGCCATTTGCGCCGGTGGGATGGTCTCGTGGTGCGTGGTGAAGGCTCGGCGGAAGCCGCGCGACTGGAAGCGGAAAACCGCTTCACCGAACTCGACCGCCGCCTCCCCGCCCTGCGCGAGGCTGCCGAGGATGCCCGGCAATCGCTCGATGCTGCGAGCGAGGAGCTGGGGCAGCTTCAACGCGATCTCGTAACGACCGATCGCGAGCTGGCCGGTGCCGCCGACGCGGAAAGGCAGGCGCTGCGCGCGCTCGATCAGGCCGAGGCAGCGCGCGAACGGTTCGCCGCGCGGCTGGCGGAACTCGATCGTAGCGAGGTCGAGCAGGGCGAGGTGATAGCTGCCGCCAAATCCGATCTGTCCTCTGCCGAAACGAAGCGCGACGCCCTGCCCGATCCCGAGGCCGGGCGCGCTACGCTGGAAGCGGCCCGGGCGAAGAACGAAGCCGCCCGCTCGACTCTGCAAGCGCGCGCGGCCGAGCTTGCCAGCCACGACCAGGCGCTGGCGGTCGCGCGCGAACGGGCTTCGGCCCAGCGCAGCGACATGGCCAACTGGCAGGCGCGCAGCGGCGATGCGGCGCGGCGCCTGTCGGAAATGGAAATCCGCGCCGAGGAAATCGAGGAAGAGCGTGCGATCACCGCCGCCAAGCCCGAAGGCCTGATGCGCGAGATCGAACAAGGCGACCAGGTGCGCGAGCGCCTGACGCGCGACCTTGCCGAAGCCGAGAAAGCCGTGGGCGAGGCCAATGCCGCCGCGCAGCAGGCCGACCATGCCTTTGCCGCCGCCAATGAGAGGCTGGCCGAGGCACGCGAAAGCCGGGCTGGCCTGGCGGAACGGGCAGAGAATCAGGATGGCCGCCGGATCGAAATGGCGCGGATTTCTGGCGAGCGCTTCCAGTGCCCGCCCCCGCTGCTGCCCACGCGGTTCGAATTCGACGAGGACACGCTCGGTTCCGCCGAGGCCGAGGGAGAAGAAATGGACCGCCTGACCGCCAGCCGCGAGCGGATCGGGCCGGTCAATCTGGTCGCAGCCGAGGAATTGGAGCGGATCGAGAACGAGCATGGCTCCAACGCGGCCGAACAGGAGGAGCTGCGCGAGGCGGTGAGCCGGTTGCGCGGATCGATCGGCAATCTCAACCGCGAGGGCCGCGAGCGTTTGCGCGCCGCATTCGAGCGGGTCAACGATCACTTCAAACGGCTCTTCACCCGCCTGTTCGAAGGCGGCGAGGCGCATCTGGCGCTGATCGACAGCGACGATCCGCTCGAGGCCGGGCTCGAAATCTTCGCCCAGCCGCCGGGCAAGAAGCTGCAATCGCTGACCCTGCTTTCGGGCGGCGAACAGGCGCTTACCGCCACCGCGTTGATCTTCGCGCTGTTCCTTACCAACCCCGCCCCTATCTGCGTGCTCGACGAGGTCGATGCGCCGCTGGACGATGCCAATATCGACCGGTTCTGCGATTTGCTCGACGCGATGACGCGCGAGACGCAAACGCGCTATCTGATCGTCACCCACAATGCCGTCACGATGAGCCGCATGCACCGCCTGTTCGGCGTGACAATGATCGAAAAAGGCGTCAGCCGCCTGGTCAGCGTCGACCTTGGCGGAGCGGAGGAATTGCTGGCAGCGGAATGA
- a CDS encoding MerR family transcriptional regulator, whose amino-acid sequence MATFDDGKDEGALRTIGEVAKATGIKAHVLRYWEQQFPMLKPLTRSGGRRYYRPDDIELVERIDALVNEQGYTLKGAKAALRGTPDPQAMAQKAPTPASTQGTTVEKLKSIRDELKAALAT is encoded by the coding sequence ATGGCGACATTCGACGACGGCAAGGACGAAGGCGCACTGCGCACCATCGGTGAAGTCGCCAAGGCAACCGGTATCAAAGCGCATGTGCTGCGGTATTGGGAACAGCAATTCCCGATGCTCAAGCCGCTGACCCGCAGCGGCGGTAGGCGGTATTACCGGCCCGACGACATCGAACTGGTCGAACGGATCGATGCGCTCGTCAACGAGCAAGGCTATACGCTGAAAGGGGCCAAGGCCGCATTGCGTGGTACACCCGATCCGCAGGCCATGGCGCAGAAAGCGCCGACCCCGGCCTCGACGCAGGGAACCACCGTGGAAAAACTCAAATCGATCCGGGACGAACTGAAGGCCGCGCTGGCAACCTGA
- a CDS encoding GGDEF domain-containing protein: protein MTARLLPKRAEQDLARKHGIPREREVRRAILKGLVDTEQRSVIANLSCWFVTAGAAFFLPNASYFILPLLFRLLAMVGTRAGFANMRSALREERGIARAFNWLAASLFVGGMAWGSTMLPILAFPTLHPARLLVGGGTLIGMSIIVTMLSPMRGLALSFSSGFLGAFGLGLYLTGAADGLALMAGMTILFLIFIAYSHASTFGHERSAKLLVENRRLGESLRVSLERAMHMADHDSLTGLFNRRAFFTYAERVGWPRRLVIMIDIDHFKSINDRFGHATGDRVLESVGEAIVEVLKTQVGPDHIAARLGGEEFAIMMPFRSIAENRHTTEALHKNIAEIAAKLDVSGLVTTASLGVFIADGDAKLDDALHEADTALYRAKALGRDRTEYAEPTDEPAVVSRA from the coding sequence ATGACTGCACGATTGTTGCCCAAGCGAGCCGAGCAGGATTTGGCGAGAAAACACGGGATCCCTCGCGAACGAGAGGTCCGGCGCGCAATTCTAAAGGGGCTGGTCGATACCGAGCAACGCTCGGTCATCGCCAATCTTTCCTGCTGGTTCGTTACTGCCGGGGCAGCTTTCTTTCTGCCCAATGCCTCTTATTTCATTCTGCCCCTCCTCTTCCGTCTGCTTGCGATGGTCGGCACGCGCGCCGGCTTTGCAAACATGCGCTCGGCTTTGCGCGAGGAACGCGGCATTGCGCGGGCATTCAATTGGCTCGCCGCGTCGCTCTTCGTCGGCGGAATGGCCTGGGGATCGACAATGCTGCCGATCCTCGCCTTCCCGACGCTTCACCCTGCCCGCCTTTTGGTCGGCGGTGGCACCCTGATAGGGATGAGCATCATCGTGACGATGCTGTCGCCGATGCGCGGGCTCGCGCTCAGTTTTTCCAGCGGTTTTCTGGGCGCATTCGGCCTCGGCCTGTATCTGACAGGCGCCGCCGACGGTTTGGCCCTTATGGCCGGGATGACGATCCTCTTCCTGATCTTCATTGCCTATTCGCATGCCTCGACCTTCGGGCACGAACGCTCTGCCAAGCTTCTGGTCGAAAACCGGCGCCTGGGCGAAAGTCTGCGCGTATCGCTGGAACGCGCTATGCACATGGCCGATCACGACAGCCTGACCGGATTGTTCAACCGGCGCGCATTCTTCACTTATGCGGAACGGGTGGGTTGGCCGCGGCGGCTTGTGATCATGATCGACATCGATCACTTCAAGTCCATCAACGACCGGTTTGGTCACGCCACGGGCGACCGGGTGCTCGAAAGCGTCGGAGAGGCGATAGTCGAGGTGCTTAAGACGCAGGTGGGTCCCGACCATATTGCCGCACGGCTGGGCGGCGAGGAATTCGCCATCATGATGCCCTTCCGCTCAATTGCCGAGAATCGTCATACGACCGAAGCGCTTCACAAAAACATCGCGGAGATCGCCGCAAAGCTTGATGTCTCGGGCTTGGTCACCACGGCATCGCTCGGCGTGTTCATAGCCGATGGCGATGCCAAGCTCGACGATGCGTTGCACGAGGCCGATACGGCACTATATCGCGCAAAGGCTCTGGGCCGAGACCGCACCGAATATGCCGAACCCACCGATGAACCGGCGGTAGTCAGTCGGGCTTGA
- a CDS encoding integration host factor subunit alpha, whose product MMRSVGTLTRADLAETINRKMGLSRADSLELVEAILAKMCDALADGENVKISGFGSFVLRDKSERVGRNPKTGIEVPITPRRVMTFRASQLLKERIANG is encoded by the coding sequence ATGATGCGTTCCGTAGGCACGCTAACTCGGGCCGATCTGGCCGAAACAATCAATCGAAAGATGGGGCTCAGCCGGGCGGATTCGCTCGAGCTGGTCGAAGCGATCCTCGCCAAGATGTGCGATGCGTTGGCCGATGGCGAGAATGTGAAGATTTCCGGCTTCGGAAGTTTCGTGCTGCGCGACAAGAGCGAGCGCGTCGGACGCAATCCCAAGACCGGGATCGAGGTGCCGATTACGCCGCGCCGTGTGATGACTTTCCGTGCCAGTCAATTGCTCAAAGAGCGTATTGCGAACGGTTGA
- a CDS encoding beta-ketoacyl-ACP synthase III — MIRSVITGTGSALPRNCVTNADLAERVDTSDEWIVERTGIRQRYIAQEDETTSSLATDAARSALEAAGVDASEIGLIILATATPDHTFPATATQVQAALGCGGGVAFDVQAVCSGFLYALATADSLLRTGMATKALVIGSETFSRILDWEDRTTCVLFGDGAGAVVVEAQDVAEDGPGILSSRLHADGQHKDMLYVDGGPSTTGTVGHLRMRGREVFRHAVVNLAEVLREVLVDAGRDAGDIDWVVPHQANARILDATARKLGLPAEKVVVTVDRHANTSAASVPLALDTAVRDGRIKRGDLVMFEAMGGGFTWGASLVRM; from the coding sequence ATGATCCGCTCGGTCATCACCGGCACGGGCTCGGCGCTGCCCCGCAACTGCGTCACCAATGCCGACCTTGCCGAGCGTGTCGACACAAGCGACGAGTGGATCGTCGAACGTACCGGCATCCGCCAGCGCTATATCGCCCAAGAGGACGAGACGACCTCCAGCCTCGCCACCGATGCCGCGCGTTCCGCATTGGAGGCGGCGGGCGTCGATGCGTCCGAGATCGGCCTTATCATCCTCGCCACGGCCACCCCCGACCATACCTTTCCGGCCACCGCCACTCAGGTTCAGGCCGCGCTCGGCTGCGGCGGCGGGGTGGCCTTCGACGTGCAGGCGGTATGTTCGGGCTTTCTTTATGCGCTGGCCACGGCGGATTCGCTGCTGCGGACGGGTATGGCCACAAAGGCGCTGGTGATCGGTTCTGAAACCTTCAGCCGCATTCTCGACTGGGAGGACCGCACGACCTGCGTTCTGTTCGGTGACGGTGCGGGCGCGGTCGTGGTCGAGGCGCAGGACGTGGCCGAGGACGGGCCGGGCATCTTGTCGAGCCGCTTGCACGCCGATGGCCAGCACAAGGACATGCTCTATGTCGATGGCGGCCCGTCCACGACGGGCACGGTTGGCCATTTGCGGATGAGGGGGCGCGAGGTTTTCCGCCATGCGGTGGTCAACCTTGCCGAAGTGCTCAGGGAAGTGCTCGTCGATGCGGGCCGGGACGCTGGAGATATCGACTGGGTCGTGCCGCATCAAGCCAATGCTCGCATTCTCGATGCCACGGCGCGCAAGCTCGGCTTGCCGGCAGAAAAGGTCGTCGTGACAGTCGATCGGCATGCCAACACCTCGGCTGCGTCGGTGCCGCTGGCGCTGGATACAGCCGTGCGCGATGGACGGATCAAGCGCGGCGATTTGGTCATGTTCGAAGCGATGGGTGGAGGCTTCACCTGGGGCGCGTCGCTGGTTCGCATGTAG